The Megalops cyprinoides isolate fMegCyp1 chromosome 19, fMegCyp1.pri, whole genome shotgun sequence genome has a window encoding:
- the rprml gene encoding reprimo-like protein, with product MNSSFFNQTILTHGVFFNSSQDLAGTLVGCCNGSDLATNDGSLVLPPDERKLFIMRVVQIAVLCVLSLTVIFGIFFLGCNLMIKSESMINFLVKERRPSKDVEAVIIGLN from the coding sequence ATGAACAGCTCCTTTTTCAACCAGACGATCCTGACGCACGGCGTGTTCTTCAACAGCAGCCAGGACCTGGCCGGTACTCTCGTCGGCTGCTGCAACGGGAGCGACCTGGCCACAAACGACGGTTCTCTGGTTCTGCCTCCGGACGAGCGGAAACTCTTTATCATGCGGGTAGTGCAGATTGCAGTTCTGTGCGTCCTGTCACTGACGgtcatttttggcattttctttCTCGGCTGCAACCTCATGATAAAATCAGAGAGCATGATAAACTTTCTTGTAAAGGAAAGAAGACCCTCTAAGGACGTGGAAGCTGTTATCATCGGGCTCAACTAA
- the LOC118794743 gene encoding integrin beta-3-like — protein MGKLKHYILTFLLVVIAATELLGSNICTSRGVSTCKQCLAVHPSCAWCFQEDFGQGVASSSRCDLKKNLQMAGCANKAIEFPASSLSIEENRPLSDKATGEASGVTQIQPQQLHITLRPDDSKRFTVKVRQVEDYPVDLYYLMDLSYSMKDDLVRLRLLGNDLARAMGQTTSNLRMGFGAFVDKPLSPYMFTSPAKAVANPCYGIQTVCLPQFGFKHVLSLTEEVSRFTEEVKKQSVSRNRDSPEGGFDAIIQAVVCKEKIGWRQDASHLLVFTTDAKTHIALDGRLAGLVQPNDGECHLDSNNNYDKSTTLDYPSLALLTEKMSENNINVILAVTEPVVPLYQNYSALIPGAVVGTLSDDSGNVIQLIKDAYAKIRSRVELEVQGVPEELSLTFNATCLNGEFIPGVKSCSGLKIGDTVSFSVEAQLRGCPKEKSKTFSLKPVGFKDALQITVDFKCNCECQAQAQANSSVCNQGNGTYECGICQCHAGRLGPRCECSEGDYSIAQEDNCSPAPSDPSTPICSGRGDCVCGQCSCHPASFGKVWGKFCECDNFNCLRFKGELCSGQGTCNCGFCQCDADWKGENCNCSTRTDTCMSSLGLCSGRGQCICGSCECTQPGAYGTTCDKCPTCPDTCKMKMECVECRHFKRGKLFEDKKCMQICRDDIQLVDELSFHDKNAANCSYKDEDSCMQRFQYYADATGRSVLFLVKEPECPEGADVLVVSLSVVGAILLLGLATLLVWKLLVTIHDRKDFARFEEERARAKWDTGNNPLYRGATSTFTNVTYRGNTE, from the exons ATGGGAAAGTTGAAACattatattttgacatttttactggTCGTAATTGCTGCCACTGAACTTCTGG gCTCCAACATCTGCACCTCCCGAGGTGTCAGCACATGCAAGCAGTGTCTGGCTGTGCACCCCAGCTGTGCGTGGTGCTTCCAGGAG GATTTTGGGCAGGGGGTGGCCAGCTCGTCGCGCTGTGACCTCAAAAAGAACCTTCAGATGGCGGGATGTGCGAATAAGGCTATCGAGTTCCCAGCTAGCAGCCTGAGCATCGAAGAGAACCGGCCTCTTAGTGACAAAGCGACCGGAGAGGCCAGTGGTGTTACACAGATCCAACCCCAGCAGCTACACATCACTCTCAGACCAG atGACTCCAAGCGTTTCACGGTAAAAGTGCGGCAGGTGGAGGACTACCCTGTGGATCTGTACTACCTGATGGACCTCTCCTACTCCATGAAGGATGACTTAGTCCGTCTGCGTCTCCTGGGCAACGACCTGGCCAGGGCGATGGGCCAGACCACCAGCAACCTGCGTATGGGCTTTGGGGCCTTTGTGGATAAGCCTCTCTCCCCATACATGTTCACCTCTCCAGCAAAGGCTGTGGCAAACCCCTGCTACGG GATCcagactgtctgtctgcctcagtTCGGGTTCAAGCACGTGCTGTCTCTGACGGAGGAGGTGAGCCGCTTCacggaggaggtgaagaagcaGAGTGTGTCACGGAACAGGGACTCTCCCGAGGGGGGCTTTGATGCCATCATCCAGGCTGTTGTCTGCAAG GAAAAGATTGGCTGGCGGCAAGATGCATCCCACCTACTGGTGTTCACCACCGATGCTAAGACACACATAGCCCTGGATGGTCGCCTAGCAGGCCTTGTGCAGCCCAATGATGGGGAGTGCCACTTGGACAGCAACAACAACTATGACAAGTCAACTACACTG GATTACCCCTCTTTGGCCCTGCTGacagagaaaatgtcagagaaCAACATCAACGTGATCCTTGCTGTCACTGAACCTGTCGTGCCTCTCTACCAG AATTATAGTGCGCTGATACCAGGGGCTGTGGTGGGGACGCTGTCGGATGACTCCGGAAACGTGATCCAGCTCATAAAGGATGCCTACGCA AAAATCCGCTccagggtggagctggaggtgcagggggtgcCGGAGGAGCTGTCCCTGACCTTCAACGCCACCTGCCTGAACGGTGAATTCATCCCTGGAGTGAAGTCCTGTTCCGGCCTGAAGATCGGAGACACC GTGTCCTTCAGTGTGGAGGCGCAGTTGCGCGGCTGCCCCAAGGAGAAGAGCAAGACCTTCTCCCTGAAGCCGGTGGGCTTCAAGGACGCGCTGCAGATCACGGTGGACTTCAAGTGCAACTGTGAGTGCCAGGCCCAGGCCCAGGCCAACAGCTCCGTCTGCAACCAGGGCAACGGCACCTACGAGTGCGGCATCTGCCAGTGCCACGCGGGGCGGCTGGGGCCGCGCTGCGAGTGCTCCGAGGGCGACTACAGCATCGCTCAGGAGGACAACTGCAGCCCCGCCCCGTCCGACCCCAGCACCCCCATCTGCAGCGGCCGGGGCGACTGCGTCTGCGGCCAGTGCTCCTGCCACCCCGCCTCCTTCGGCAAGGTGTGGGGCAAGTTCTGCGAGTGCGACAACTTCAACTGCCTACGCTTCAAGGGCGAGCTCTGCTCAG GTCAGGGAACGTGCAACTGTGGATTCTGCCAGTGTGACGCAGACTGGAAGGGGGAGAACTGTAACTGCTCCACGCGCACTGACACCTGCATGTCCAGTCTGGGTCTGTGTAGCGGGCGGGGCCAGTGCATCTGTGGCAGCTGTGAGTGCACCCAGCCGGGAGCCTACGGCACCACCTGCGACAAGTGCCCCACCTGCCCTGACACCTGCAAAATGAAGAT GGAATGTGTGGAGTGTAGGCACTTCAAGCGAGGGAAACTCTTTGAGGAcaagaaatgcatgcaaatcTGCAGGGATGACATTCAGCTGGTGGATGAACTGA GCTTTCATGACAAGAACGCGGCGAACTGCAGCTACAAGGACGAGGACAGCTGCATGCAGCGTTTCCAGTACTACGCGGACGCCACCGGAAGGTCTGTCCTCTTTCTTGTCAAGGAACCAG AATGCCCAGAAGGGGCTGACGTCCTGGTTGTGTCGCTCTCTGTGGTTGGAGCCATCCTCCTCCTCGGCCTGGCTACCCTGCTCGTCTGGAAGCTGCTGGTCACCATCCATGACCGCAAAGATTTCGCGAGGTTCGAGGAGGAGCGAGCGCGAGCTAAGTGGGACACG gGTAACAATCCACTGTACAGAGGAGCCACCTCTACCTTCACTAATGTGACATATCGTGGAAATACAGAGTGA